In one window of Helianthus annuus cultivar XRQ/B chromosome 17, HanXRQr2.0-SUNRISE, whole genome shotgun sequence DNA:
- the LOC110922285 gene encoding glutamate receptor 2.5 has translation MVLFVRRIRLQAHRRRKHTGIGWRFPVVYVSSRFYTSLFLHIYCMISTTMMPETQNSVNFFQILHRFQSTFFNVYTGYVAVYSDVFLAALTLIPYEFVVFEDGQKNLSYTELVNKVAHNVFDVAVGDILIITNRTKVVDFTQPYIESG, from the exons ATGGTTTTGTTTGTAAGGAGAATCCGATTGCAAGCTCACCGGCGAAGGAAGCATACAGGAATCGGCTGGCGGTTCCCTGTTGTCTACGTATCATCTAG GTTCTACACCAGCTTATTTTTACACATATATTGTATGATTTCTACAACTATGATGCCGGAGACACAAAATTCAGTCAacttttttcaaattttacacAGGTTTCAGTCAACTTTTTTCAATGTTTACACAG GGTATGTTGCAGTGTATTCAGATGTTTTTCTTGCTGCACTAACGTTGATTCCTTATGAGTTTGTCGTGTTTGAGGATGGTCAGAAGAACCTGAGCTACACCGAGCTTGTAAATAAAGTTGCTCACAAC GTCTTTGATGTTGCTGTTGGTGATATTTTAATCATCACTAACCGTACCAAGGTTGTTGACTTCACACAGCCTTATATAGAATCAGGTTGA